The genomic DNA TCTGGAGCCATCATCAGGATTTCCTCGGCGGTGGTATCGTGAGAAACCACGGTGATGTCGCAGTTGCGCTGTGATAGCTCTCGGATGATGCCCAACTTAGCCCCGAAATCGATCAAGACCACCTTGAAGCCTCGCCCTGGGGCAGCAAATGGGGTTTTGGTGGAGACCTTTTTAATCTGGTCGGTGCTGAGGTTTTGGGCTTTTAGCTCTGCAATGATGGCGGTTTCGTCTGCATCGGCATCCACAATTCTGCCTTTGACTACGCCTTGGTTTCGTAATATTCTGGTGAGCTTCCGAGTGTCTACCCCAGCAATGCCCACCAAGCCTTTTTTCGTGAAGAACTCCTCTAAGGACATCTGCGCACGGAAGTTGGACGGGAAGTCGCAAACTTCTTTCACTATGAGCCCTTTGATGGAGGGCTCTATGCATTCATAATCGTCCCTGTTAATGCCATAATTCCCGATGAGCGGGTAGGTCATACATACAATCTGGTCGCAGTACGAGGGGTCGGTCAGGAGCTCCTGATAGCCCGTCATCCCTGTATTGAAGACCACTTCTCCTGTGGTGGCTTCCGTGTTGCCAAAGCCTGTGCCGTGGAATATTTCGCCTGTTTCTAAAATGAGTTTCTTTTTCATATCGCGTTACTTTTTATTAGTTATATGGGTTGAAGGTTGAGTGGTTGTAAAGGTAAAGCCGTGCTGTTCTAAGGCTTGTTTCAAAATTGCCATTCTGGCGAAAACGCCGTTCTGCATTTGTTTGAAAATACGAGAGCGTGGGCACTCCACCAAGTCGGAATCTATCTCCACGCCTCGGTTGATGGGCGCTGGGTGCATAATGATGGCGTGGGGTTTCATCTTTTGCTCTCTTTCTTTGGTGAGGCCGTAGTTTTGGTGGTATTTTTTGAGGGTAAGTTTCATCTTTTCGCCGTGCCTTTCGTGCTGAATGCGCAGGAGCATCAAGACATCAACCTCTTTGATTAAATCTTCTATAGCGAGGTAGGTGCCGTTGATAAACTCCGCCTCATCAAACCAATCTTCCGGCCCAGAAAAGTAGACCTTGGCGCCTAATTTCCGCAGGGCTTCGGCGTTGGAGTTGGCGACACGGCTGTGTTTGACATCGCCCACAATACCGACCTTCAGCCCCTTGAACTTCCCGAACTCTTGATGGATGGTCAACAGATCCAACAGACACTGCGAGGGGTGGTTGCCCTTGCCATCGCCACCGTTAATGATGGGAATGTTAATGTTTTTGAGGTTTTTATAATAGGCATCTTCGGCATGGCGAATGACCACGATATTCACCCCAATGCTTTCCATGGTTTTTACCGTGTCGTAGAGGGATTCGCCTTTGTTCACCGAGCTGGTGGCTACATCAAACGGGATGACCTGAAGTCCTAATTTCCGCTCTGCTATATCAAAGCTGGTTTTGGTGCGTGTGCTGTTTTCAAAAAAGAGATTAGCGGCATAAATAGGCTGTTGGCACTGCGCTGATTGCCCTTCCGCAAAGGCTTGGGCGCTGTTCAGTAAAGTCAAGAGGTCTTGTTCCGAAAGTCCAGAGATGGTTAGCATATGGTTTTAAATTTAAAAAGGTTAGCATAAAAAAAACGAAGCCTAAAAGGCTTCGTTTGAGGAAAAATAATATCGTGAGAAAGTAAAAATCTCCCTTTTGTAATGGTTTTATGTTTTCACCGCTTAGCATTGCCGACAAAAGTAGAATATTTTTTTTAATTGCACAAATGTTTTTAAAGTTTCCAAAGTTTAATTAAAATTTATAAATTTACAATTTTTAAAAATAATGGCTAAATATTGTTTATTTAATACAAAAAAATCTTAATTTAAAATATTTAAAAATGTAATTTGGTGATATTTTTATGTTTTTTTTGTAGTACCAGTGGAATGTTATAAATAATGAAATCATATCGTAATAAATATAACCTTTAATATACAATAGATGAAAAAATCTTTATTCTTTGCCTTAGTTTTGCCCACAGTATTTTATGCACAATCGGGGCGTGTGGGCATCAATACCACGGATCCTAATGCGACGCTGGAGGTCAACACCACCGAAAACGATACCGCTAAGGGAATTCTCATTCCTCGTTTGACCGCAGAGGCAGTGAAAATGATGACGGGAAACAATGGCATTGGCGAGGCACAAAACTCATTGTTGGTCTTTGTATCGGCAGGATTTAGCAACGCTGGTGACCAAACAAGGGCTTATGCTAATATTAACGCCAAAGGCTTTTATTATTGGGATTTCAACACTAAATCTTGGAAGAAAATCATGGATTCCGATGCACCAACAGGGGGCGGTAGCATTTACGAAGCAGACGAAGGAATGTTCCTCACGGGCAATGTGTTCCACCGAAAAGGCTTGGAAGAAGTGAGCTCACAAGTGGTAGTCAACGGTGAACCTGTAACCAAAAAAGGCTGGCGATACATCGGTGCACCGAACCGAGAATACGCTCCCACTGGGCGATACGCTACGGATTTATCTTTTCTTTCCACAATTCCCGAAAATCCAGATGATGAAACCGAAAAGGTCACCGTTACGGAATACAGCCAAGATACTGGCGAAAAAATCTATGATTACGATAAATTTTTCTCCGATATTAAAATGGACATTACAGAGCGTGATTCTTATTTTCCCTTTAACGAGGCGGGCGCTTCTGGTGATTATTCGTTGAACAAAGGTTTGTATAATATCGCATCTAATGCCAATACCACGGCTTTCGGAACGGCGAACCGAGCCAAAGGCGAAAATTCTTTGGTCAATGGTTTCTTAAATACCACTTTGATGAAAAATACCACGGCGTTGGGTGAATCCTTACACGCTGATTTTTAAAACGAAACGGTGGTAGGAATGTTCAATATGTGCTTGTTAGACAAAGATACAGAGGCACTCCGAAGATCGGCAAGGCGAGGAATGGCGTTGAAAAATCCGATAACTTCCTATGTGGCTTCCTCTGGTTATGGCACTATGGCACCGCTTTTTGTTGTGGGAAATGGCTATTGGAATTCGGGCGGTATTGAGATCTCGGAACCATCTCACGCGCAGCGTTCTGATGTGTTTGCCGTGCTACAATCTGGAATGGTGGGCATCAATATCGATTCTTTTTATAAAACTACCAGTGATGCTATTTTGCAAGTGAATGGACAGGCTGTAATTGGCGAATTTGCTCAAAATTATGACCAATCAGGCGAAAAACCTCAAAATTGAGGACGATTATCTCAATTATACGCAAGCTCAGCTCGATGTGCGTGGTGCGATAAAGTCGGAACCCCATCGGATACAATGGATTGCACGGATTACAATGCTGGCTCTATTCGCTATGTAAAAGATGATGACAACAATAGCCACTTTGAAGGATGCGTTCAGCAAAGTGACGATTATGTATGGAAGACGATTAGTATGTAACATCTTAATAACTAAGGAAAAAAGACAAAACTGTTTTTGGCATATGGCTGAAAACAGGTTTTTTATGGAATTTGGTTTAAAAACTTTCAGGTTCCAAAAAAAATACTAAATTTGGAGTGTTTTATCTGTATTGTATAAAATTAAATCAAAATGAGTCAGTATTATATTGAAAACCTACCAGAGTATTTTAAAATTTATAAGAAATCAATTAAAAATCCTAAAAAGTTTTGGGATAAAATTGCAGACGAGAACTTCGTGTGGTACCAGCGCTGGAGTAAAGTGCTGGATTACGATATGAATAAAGCAAAAATCAAGTGGTTCAAAGGGGCAAAACTCAACATTACTAAAAATTGCATTGACCGACATTTGTCGGAGCGAGGGCAGAAAAATGCCATCATTTGGGAACCCAACGATCCACAAGAGCCTACGCAATACATCACTTATCAAGACCTCTATGAGCGTGTGGGGAAAATGGCGAATGTCCTCCGTGAACAGGGCATTGGCAAGGGCGACCGTGTATGCATTTACCTCCCAATGATTCCAGAATTGGCGGTGTGTATGTTGGCGTGTGCTAGAATTGGCGCTATACATTCGGTGATTTTTGCAGGGTTTTCGGCATCTGCCGTGGCTTCTCGCGTTAATGATTGCGAGGCGAAAATGATCATCTGTTCTGATGGCAGCTACCGTGGCAATAAAGTATTGAACCTGAAGAGTATCATTGATGAAGCGGCTCAAAATACGCCTACCGTGGAGAAAATCCTCGTGGTAAAACGCACCCACAACGAGGTGGAGATGAAAGAAGGCAGAGATGCGTGGTTGGCACCGCTCTACGAGGCGGCTCCCGTGGATAATATTCCGCAGATTATGGATGCCGAAGATCCGCTGTTTATCCTTTATACATCGGGGTCTACGGGCAAACCAAAGGGGATGCTGCACACCTGCGCAGGCTATATGGTTTATTCCGCTTATACCTTTAAAAATGTCTTCAATTACAAAGAAAATGATGTCTATTGGTGCACGGCGGATATCGGTTGGATCACAGGGCATTCCTACATTCTTTATGGACCGCTTGCCAATGGGGCGACCACTGTAATTTTTGAGGGGGTGCCGACTTATCCGCAGCCAGACCGCTTTTGGAAAGTGGTAGAGAAGCACAAAGTTACCCAATTTTATACCGCACCGACCGCCATCCGTTCCTTGGCGAAAGAATCTTCGGAATGGGTAGAGAAGCACGATTTGTCCAGTCTCCGTGTGATAGGCTCGGTGGGAGAACCGATTAACGATGAGGCTTGGCATTGGTATAACGACCATGTGGGCAAGAAAAAATGCCCGATTGTAGATACTTGGTGGCAAACGGAAACAGGTGGTATTATGATTTCGCCAATTCCTTTCGCTACGCCCACCAAACCAACTTATGCCACGCTGCCGCTGCCAGGCATTCAACCTGTATTGATGGATGACAAGCGCAATGAAATTACAGGAAATCAGGTAGATGGAAGTTTGTGTATCCGTTTTCCATGGCCAGGAATTGCCCGCACGATTTGGGGCGACCACGAGCGCTATGTGCAGACTTATTTTTCGGCATTTCCAGGGAAATATTTTACGGGCGATGGCGCATTGCGAGATGAGGTGGGCTATTACCGAATAACAGGTCGGGTAGATGATGTGATCATCGTTTCTGGGCATAACCTCGGTACCGCTCCGATTGAGGACAGCATCAATCTCCATCCAGCCGTGGCAGAATCGGCAATTGTGGGTTATCCTCATGAGGTAAAAGGCAATGCCCTCTATGGCTATGTGATTCTGAAAGATACTGGCGAAAGTCGTGATAAAGAGAACCTTCGCAAGGAAATTAACCACCTGATTACGGACACCATTGGGCCTATTGCCAAATTGGACAAAATTCAGTTTGTATCGGCGTTGCCTAAGACCCGAAGTGGCAAAATTATGCGCCGTATTCTCCGTAAAATTGCAGAAGGCGATTTCAGTAGCTTCGGCGATACCTCCACGCTCCTCAATCCAGAAATTATAGAGGAAATTAAAGAGGGAAGGCTGTAAGTGTGACTAAAAATCAAAACAGGCTATCCTATGGATAGCCTGTTTTTTATGAGATAAAAGTTGGATTTTAATATCCAAAAGCTTCATCAATGCTGAGTTCTACAAAATCTCCCAGTTGGTTGACTGCCTTCATATCCAAGTTTTCTTTTTTACCTATGATTGCGGTGTTGTACTGTATTGGCTGCACTTCTTTTTGATAAAATTGTGTGAGGCGGTCTAATGACAGCGCTTCTATTTCTCGGTAAATATCTTTTCGGATATCGTAATCTACGCCCCATTTTTTCATCGTTTGATAGGTGAAAAAGAGGTTTTGTCTGGTAATTCTTTGCGTGGCAATTTGCTTCAAAGCGGCGTTTTTAGCATTGTTAAATTGCGCAGGGATTTGTGGCAATTTATCCATTAACTCGTTCATAGCGCTGATGGCTTGCGGCAACTTATTGGCTTGTGTTCCGATGTAGTTGGTGACATAATCGTGTTTGCCTAACTCCGCAGGATACGCATAAGAAACATACGCCGAATAAGCCAGAGAACGGGCTTCGCGGATTTCTTGGAAGACGATAGAAGATAAGCCTCTACCAAAATATTCATTGAAAACGCTGATGGCGCCAAATTGCTGAGGGTTAATAATTTCGCCTCTTCCCACTTTGCTCATTTCCATTTGCACCATATCGTAATTGATGAAATAGACTTTGCCCACCGTTTGAGGTTCTGGATAGATTTTTGGCGCTGGTGGCGTTAAGGTTTTTTGATTTTCTGTTTTGGCTAAACCGTTCTGAGGCATCGCTTGTTTAAAGGCATCTAAATTCTGCCCATAGAAGAAAATTTCATAGTTATAATCCAAAAGGCTATGGATTTTCTGCGTGAATTCCTCTGCGGTAGCCGCTTTTAAACGCGCCTCGCTCACCACATCTCTAAAGCGCGAGTCTTTACCATATTTGGCGTAATTGGTCAGCGCTTGCATAATTCTATTTTTATCTTTTTTGCTTAATTCTCTGGCTTCTAATGTGGTACGCACCATTTCTTTATAAATCGATTCATCGGCTTTTGCGGTGCTGAGCCATTGGTTCATTAAGGCGATACCTTGCGGGATGTTTTCTTCTAATCCGCTGAGGCTGATGTAGATACGGTCTGTGCCCACACGAAT from Riemerella columbina includes the following:
- the carA gene encoding glutamine-hydrolyzing carbamoyl-phosphate synthase small subunit yields the protein MKKKLILETGEIFHGTGFGNTEATTGEVVFNTGMTGYQELLTDPSYCDQIVCMTYPLIGNYGINRDDYECIEPSIKGLIVKEVCDFPSNFRAQMSLEEFFTKKGLVGIAGVDTRKLTRILRNQGVVKGRIVDADADETAIIAELKAQNLSTDQIKKVSTKTPFAAPGRGFKVVLIDFGAKLGIIRELSQRNCDITVVSHDTTAEEILMMAPDGIMLSNGPGDPQDVPHAHQTVRQLLGKVPIFGICMGHQVIGLACGAKTFKLKFGHRGGNHPVLDLRTQKVAITSQNHGYAIDQDSLAHTDLEETHIALNDRTNEGVRHKIHPCFSVQYHPEASPGPEDANYLFDEFIEMMATFKTAQPSV
- a CDS encoding aspartate carbamoyltransferase catalytic subunit, translated to MLTISGLSEQDLLTLLNSAQAFAEGQSAQCQQPIYAANLFFENSTRTKTSFDIAERKLGLQVIPFDVATSSVNKGESLYDTVKTMESIGVNIVVIRHAEDAYYKNLKNINIPIINGGDGKGNHPSQCLLDLLTIHQEFGKFKGLKVGIVGDVKHSRVANSNAEALRKLGAKVYFSGPEDWFDEAEFINGTYLAIEDLIKEVDVLMLLRIQHERHGEKMKLTLKKYHQNYGLTKEREQKMKPHAIIMHPAPINRGVEIDSDLVECPRSRIFKQMQNGVFARMAILKQALEQHGFTFTTTQPSTHITNKK
- the acs gene encoding acetate--CoA ligase, producing MSQYYIENLPEYFKIYKKSIKNPKKFWDKIADENFVWYQRWSKVLDYDMNKAKIKWFKGAKLNITKNCIDRHLSERGQKNAIIWEPNDPQEPTQYITYQDLYERVGKMANVLREQGIGKGDRVCIYLPMIPELAVCMLACARIGAIHSVIFAGFSASAVASRVNDCEAKMIICSDGSYRGNKVLNLKSIIDEAAQNTPTVEKILVVKRTHNEVEMKEGRDAWLAPLYEAAPVDNIPQIMDAEDPLFILYTSGSTGKPKGMLHTCAGYMVYSAYTFKNVFNYKENDVYWCTADIGWITGHSYILYGPLANGATTVIFEGVPTYPQPDRFWKVVEKHKVTQFYTAPTAIRSLAKESSEWVEKHDLSSLRVIGSVGEPINDEAWHWYNDHVGKKKCPIVDTWWQTETGGIMISPIPFATPTKPTYATLPLPGIQPVLMDDKRNEITGNQVDGSLCIRFPWPGIARTIWGDHERYVQTYFSAFPGKYFTGDGALRDEVGYYRITGRVDDVIIVSGHNLGTAPIEDSINLHPAVAESAIVGYPHEVKGNALYGYVILKDTGESRDKENLRKEINHLITDTIGPIAKLDKIQFVSALPKTRSGKIMRRILRKIAEGDFSSFGDTSTLLNPEIIEEIKEGRL